The following nucleotide sequence is from Paenibacillus odorifer.
AATGGAAGGTCCCTTTGATTCCATATTGATCAAAAATTTCTGCCAAGCGGATATCGTGTTTCTGGCCGTCATCATAGCTCATAGTGAGCGCCTTAGGTAATCCGCCTGGGAATAAGTTGAATTGAAGTTTCATGAATTCACACTCCTATAATTTGGTAAGATCGAAATTACTTCTTCCAATTATAAACAATTAACGTTATAATCAGATTCCACGTTTAAAAAGGAAAGAGTTTTCAGTGAAAAATATACATTTAAGGAGAGATGCTATCTGCCTGACTTTCTCTACGTTGTAAAACTACTCTATGTAAAAGACAAAAGAAACTCACTTTTATATTTTATCACTAACCTGCTGAGCCCACCAATTCTATTTGCCGAGCTGTTCATAACGAAATATGTGGTTGACCTCATTCAGAACTTCACGCCTAACGCCTACCTACATATCTTACTATTGGTAAGTTCACTGATGTTAATTTTATATCTAGCTGGCATCAATGGTTCTCTTCGAGCCATTTCTGTAACCAATTTAACGGCAACCAGTATTTATGAACTGGAACATAAAATTTTGGCTAAGACCTCTAAATTATCGATGGCTTTATTGGAAGACCCCGCAACAAAAACGATTAGAGAAAAAGCAAAACGGCTTTCCTTGATCGATTTGTTAGATCAATGGACCGGAGTGACAATCCACTTTATAACATTAATCGCACTAATCTTAGTCCTATCCTGTTATGGCTTTTATATCCTGGCAGTGTTCATTTTAGTTGTACAAATTCTGCAGCTTTACCTCATGAGATGGATCTCTCGGAAAATAGAGGCTATTTCAGCGAATCAAACCTCCTCTGTACGAATGATTAATTATATCTTTGATTTGCTGATTAGTAGAAATACCCTCCCGGAAGTAAGAATGTACGGAATGTCCTCCTACTTGTTTTCCGCAATGAAAGAGCTCTTCAATGGAAATTTCAAACAAATGCACCGAAAAGTTGTTTTATCTGAGACCTTAAGCTTCTCCCAAAGTATACTTATGACTTTATTAAACGGGCTTACGATTGCTATTTTAGCAATTACACTTGGAGGTAGCGGGCAGAGCGCCGGACTTTTCGTATTATTACTTCAAATATCTAGTCAAATATTTATTGTCATACCTGCACTAACAAGGATGTATTCTGATCTGACCAAAAGTCGCTTGCGCTTCAATGAGTATAGTGCGTATTTGGAACTTGAAGAGCAAGTTCAAAGAGATCCGGAAGATTCCATAAGGAATACCGATGCGATGCAGATCACAATTCAGCAGTTGAATTTTCGTTATGCAAGCAATGCACAGGACACGCTTAATAGTATAAACATGACTCTCAATCCTGGTGAACGAGTTGCTTTTGTAGGTGAGAATGGTTCCGGAAAATCCACGCTCATCAAGCTGATAGCAGGGTTATATCATCCAACAGCGGGAAACATCCAGTGGTTTAATGGAGAGCAGGAAGTGCTGGCTCATAACATCACAAAGGGTGTGAGAGTTGTTTTTCAGGATTTCACTAAGTTACATAGACCGATTCGAGAAAACATAGCCATGGGGAATATTGCTGCCATGTATGACGATTCAAGATTATTAGCTGCGATGAGAAAAGCAGAAGCCGATTCTTATGGTGTTGCGTTGGACACTCTAGTAGGTCCACAGTTTGGGGGGATCGATCTGTCTGGTGGACAATGGCAAAGACTTGCGATTGCACGTGCTTATCTCAACAACGGCTCGCTTACGATTTTTGATGAACCTACTGCAGCCCTCGATCCTTACGCGGAACAGCAGGCGTTTGAAACCTTTATGAAATTAGGAGAGCAGCAGACCTCCATTATTGTGACACATCGGCTATATATGTCCAAATTCGTAGATAGAATTTTTCTGTTTGAGCATGGAGAAATCGTTGAAAGTGGAACACATGAAGAATTAATGAAGTTGGATGGTAAGTACAGGGGAATGTTTAACCGCCAGTCCTCTTTATATGGCTGAGAAAGGAGAGATTCTGCTGAGAAGAGACCTTAAGAATATTTTAACGATACTGGCACGGATGATTGGAAAAAGTCCAGTAATCTCAATAATAACGATCATAGTTCCTATAATCAGTGGATTATTAACTTTTTATTCGTATTCTGTTCAAGTTCATATCATTAATGCAGTTGCTGCTGGTGCGATAACCTTTATTCCGATTCTATGGTTTGTTTTAATTCATGGAGTACAAGCCTGTTCATTGAGTATAACCAACATAATGAAAAGTCGAATGAATGCGGAACTAACTCTCGCTTTCCAATCCGAGCTGATAGATATTGCAAACCAAGTTGACTTTGAGGATTTTGATGATGAAGAGTTTGGGAACAAGCTGCAAAGAGCTAAAACAATAGTTGGAGAAGATTTAGAGGGAATTACTGGTTTTTTGGTGTCCAGTGTAGGAAATATCTCAGGACTTATAAGTATCATCTGGTTATCGGCTACAAGTGGATATTTTTTAGTCACACTGGTGGTGGGTTTAATGATCGTATCTACTTTATCTTTTCGAATGTTTACTGAGATTAAAGTTAGAAGAACAGGGCGAGAGCTTACTTTTGACGGAAGAATGGGGGATTATCTAGCTGTAACTTTGGAAGATCCTAATGCGATTAGGGAAATGCGAATCTATAACTCTATCTCCTATTTTACGGATCTCTGGGCAAAGCTTATGAAGAAGCAGCATGATGAAAGGTATAGTGCGAGGAAATTCGAAATCAAAACAGGGATGATTGTGGCTATGGTTCAGACGAGTGCTATTTTTATCGTATTGGTCTATCTGTTAAGTAAAATGGGGGAGTCAAATACAGTTACTGTGGGGACAATCTCAGTATTATTTCTGGCTTTGTTAACTTGTGGTGGTAAAATCATGAGTTTGACCTGGCCGCTAAGCAAGCTTTACATCAGCAGCAGTAAATTATATGACTTAAATGAAGTGCTTACCTATAAAAATAGAGATTTCCGAAAAAATAATATCAATAATAGCTCTGAATCTATGCTTCCTATTACCGTTTCAAATGTTTATTTTAAATACGCCAAATCCAGTAAGTATGTTTTATCTAACATCAATATGGTCATAAAGCCCGGTGAGAAAATAGCCATTGTTGGAGAAAATGGAGCAGGAAAGTCTACCTTGATCAAATTGTTATTAGGGCAGTACACTGCTAGTTCTGGATCTATTTACTGGAAAGACAGTCCAGAATCTCAAGGTAAAGTATCCGTCGTGTACCAGCATTCTATTAAATTCGAAATGACACTAAGAGAAAACATCCTGTTGGGTGATGCCAAATCTTCGCCGGACGATGTGAAAATACTAAGTATTCTGGAAAAATGTGAGCTGATGGATTTGTTTTACGAATTAGGGGGACTAGATGTAAGGTTAGGTCAAATGCTTGAAGGAAGCAGGCAGCTATCAGGCGGACAGT
It contains:
- a CDS encoding ABC transporter ATP-binding protein, with the protein product MLILYLAGINGSLRAISVTNLTATSIYELEHKILAKTSKLSMALLEDPATKTIREKAKRLSLIDLLDQWTGVTIHFITLIALILVLSCYGFYILAVFILVVQILQLYLMRWISRKIEAISANQTSSVRMINYIFDLLISRNTLPEVRMYGMSSYLFSAMKELFNGNFKQMHRKVVLSETLSFSQSILMTLLNGLTIAILAITLGGSGQSAGLFVLLLQISSQIFIVIPALTRMYSDLTKSRLRFNEYSAYLELEEQVQRDPEDSIRNTDAMQITIQQLNFRYASNAQDTLNSINMTLNPGERVAFVGENGSGKSTLIKLIAGLYHPTAGNIQWFNGEQEVLAHNITKGVRVVFQDFTKLHRPIRENIAMGNIAAMYDDSRLLAAMRKAEADSYGVALDTLVGPQFGGIDLSGGQWQRLAIARAYLNNGSLTIFDEPTAALDPYAEQQAFETFMKLGEQQTSIIVTHRLYMSKFVDRIFLFEHGEIVESGTHEELMKLDGKYRGMFNRQSSLYG
- a CDS encoding ATP-binding cassette domain-containing protein — protein: MAEKGEILLRRDLKNILTILARMIGKSPVISIITIIVPIISGLLTFYSYSVQVHIINAVAAGAITFIPILWFVLIHGVQACSLSITNIMKSRMNAELTLAFQSELIDIANQVDFEDFDDEEFGNKLQRAKTIVGEDLEGITGFLVSSVGNISGLISIIWLSATSGYFLVTLVVGLMIVSTLSFRMFTEIKVRRTGRELTFDGRMGDYLAVTLEDPNAIREMRIYNSISYFTDLWAKLMKKQHDERYSARKFEIKTGMIVAMVQTSAIFIVLVYLLSKMGESNTVTVGTISVLFLALLTCGGKIMSLTWPLSKLYISSSKLYDLNEVLTYKNRDFRKNNINNSSESMLPITVSNVYFKYAKSSKYVLSNINMVIKPGEKIAIVGENGAGKSTLIKLLLGQYTASSGSIYWKDSPESQGKVSVVYQHSIKFEMTLRENILLGDAKSSPDDVKILSILEKCELMDLFYELGGLDVRLGQMLEGSRQLSGGQWQKLAIARALYNDADLIVFDEPTSAIDPNAEMQIYTQLLDICQDKAAIFISHRLGWAKNVDTIYVIDNGSIAEVGQHQDLINNKGIYADMYALQSSWYN